Proteins encoded together in one Polaribacter reichenbachii window:
- a CDS encoding ThuA domain-containing protein, producing the protein MKKILFAVLAFSLIITSCKAKQEVKIIKKEKKKVLIFSKTNGWRHKSIEAGIAAIKKLGIENNFLVEATEDSLQFNYQNLKKYKSIIFLNTTGNILNTVQEKDFEKYIHEGGGFVGIHSASDTEYKWPFYAEMIGAQFKSHPKQQKAKLIVHKETNHPAIAHYGDSFEHFDEWYNFKKPVAKHVNVLLELDESSYSGERMGTKHAIAWYHHYEGGRVFYTGMGHGKGTFLDAKFIQHLKEGILWSMDKTDVAINKNGEDLLDSDLSKWDVWMGAVHPSVDIDFEKSKNVNTGKPMGLNNDPKKVFSVIKENGENVLKITGEIYGGLTTKNVYGNYHFTTQFKWGEKKWEPRLKSKRDSGILYHAQGVHGAFWNVWMASLEYQVQESDCGDFIALGNVYGDTPVEEKTRKNGKKYFVYHPKGKVTPLKWGKNFKAGQASKSSLHENPNGEWNTLEIYCLGTESIHLVNGHVVNRVKNAKYDIGGQTIAIDKGKIQIQSEAAEVYYKNIKITPITKFPTILNGL; encoded by the coding sequence ATGAAAAAAATACTATTTGCTGTTTTAGCATTTTCTTTAATTATTACAAGTTGTAAGGCAAAACAAGAAGTTAAAATTATAAAAAAAGAAAAAAAGAAAGTTTTAATTTTTTCTAAAACCAATGGCTGGCGACATAAATCTATAGAAGCAGGAATTGCAGCTATTAAAAAATTAGGTATAGAAAATAATTTTTTAGTAGAAGCAACAGAAGATTCATTGCAATTCAATTATCAGAATTTAAAAAAATACAAAAGCATTATTTTTTTAAATACTACAGGTAATATTTTAAACACAGTACAAGAAAAAGATTTTGAAAAATATATACATGAAGGTGGTGGTTTTGTAGGTATTCACTCAGCTTCAGACACTGAATACAAATGGCCTTTTTACGCAGAAATGATTGGCGCTCAATTTAAATCGCATCCAAAACAGCAAAAGGCTAAATTAATTGTTCATAAAGAAACAAATCATCCTGCAATAGCACATTATGGTGATTCTTTTGAACATTTTGATGAATGGTACAACTTTAAAAAACCAGTAGCTAAACACGTAAATGTGTTATTAGAATTAGATGAAAGTTCGTATTCTGGCGAAAGAATGGGAACAAAACATGCTATTGCTTGGTATCATCATTATGAAGGTGGTCGTGTTTTTTATACAGGAATGGGACATGGAAAAGGTACTTTTTTAGATGCAAAATTTATACAACATTTAAAAGAAGGAATTTTATGGTCTATGGATAAAACAGATGTTGCAATCAACAAAAACGGAGAAGATTTACTAGATTCAGATTTATCTAAATGGGATGTTTGGATGGGAGCTGTACACCCAAGTGTTGATATTGATTTCGAAAAATCTAAAAATGTAAATACAGGAAAACCAATGGGATTAAACAATGATCCTAAAAAAGTTTTTTCTGTAATTAAAGAAAATGGCGAAAATGTTTTAAAAATTACGGGTGAAATTTACGGTGGTTTAACTACCAAAAACGTCTATGGAAATTATCATTTTACTACTCAATTTAAATGGGGAGAAAAAAAGTGGGAACCTCGATTAAAAAGTAAAAGAGATAGTGGAATTTTATACCACGCCCAAGGTGTTCATGGTGCTTTTTGGAACGTTTGGATGGCTAGTTTAGAATACCAAGTGCAAGAAAGTGATTGTGGCGATTTTATAGCTCTAGGTAATGTTTATGGTGATACTCCTGTTGAAGAAAAAACTCGTAAAAATGGTAAAAAATATTTTGTGTACCATCCAAAAGGTAAAGTAACTCCTTTAAAATGGGGTAAAAATTTTAAAGCAGGCCAAGCTAGTAAATCTTCTTTACACGAAAACCCAAATGGAGAATGGAATACCTTAGAAATTTACTGCTTAGGCACAGAAAGTATTCACTTGGTAAATGGTCATGTCGTAAACCGAGTTAAGAATGCAAAATATGATATTGGAGGCCAAACAATTGCTATTGATAAAGGTAAAATTCAGATACAATCTGAAGCTGCTGAAGTTTATTATAAGAACATAAAAATTACACCTATAACTAAATTTCCAACAATATTAAATGGCCTATAA
- a CDS encoding glycoside hydrolase family 3 C-terminal domain-containing protein, with the protein MKKLYLFVSIILLSLFISCKKEAPNNTTDKEIQEPKFAWNNTSFTINERVNKLIAEMTLEEKVSQMLDVCPSIERLGIPEYNWWNEALHGVARNGRATVFPQAIGLGATFDPDLILKVGTVISDEARAKYNEAIKINNRSRYAGLTFWSPNVNIFRDPRWGRGQETYGEDPFLTSKIGVSFVKGLQGDDPNYIKAAACAKHYAVHSGPEEFRHSFNAVVNKKDLFETYLPAFEALVKEGNVEGVMGAYNRTLGEPCCGSPYLLQDILREDWGFKGYIVSDCGAIADFHRFHKVTQTPEESAALALKSGTNINCGNVYKVLENALNQGLITLELLDTRLKENLITRFKLGMFDPIGTNPYDHITADVVDSKEHRKIALEAAQKSIVLLKNKNNILPLKKDIRTLYVVGPNASNEEVLLGNYYGLTSNTQTILDGIVGKVSPGTSINYKSGVLPFRENVNPIDWSTGEAGESDVCIAVMGISALLEGEEGEAIASSEKGDRTGIKLPENQINYIKKIRSKTKKPIVLVLTGGSPIAIPELYDLVDAVLFVWYPGEEGGTAVADVIFGDVSPSGKLPITFPKSVSQLPAYEDYNMKGRTYKYMKEEPLFPFGFGLTYTNFEYKDLQINDNYKTTVTISNTGKADAEEVVQLYISSPLAGEKDPIYDLKAFKRVFVKAGTSKTITFNLSKDSFHQFNEGGSKVIRKGAYQLYVNGALPSERSELLGSSKAIKTTINF; encoded by the coding sequence ATGAAAAAATTATATTTATTCGTTTCAATAATTTTATTGAGTTTATTTATCAGCTGTAAAAAAGAAGCACCAAATAACACAACAGATAAAGAAATTCAAGAACCAAAATTTGCTTGGAATAATACTTCTTTTACCATTAATGAAAGAGTAAATAAGTTAATTGCAGAAATGACATTAGAGGAAAAAGTTTCTCAAATGTTAGATGTTTGTCCTTCTATTGAACGCTTAGGAATTCCTGAATACAATTGGTGGAATGAAGCTTTACATGGAGTTGCAAGAAATGGTAGAGCAACCGTTTTTCCGCAAGCAATAGGTTTAGGGGCTACTTTTGATCCGGATTTAATTTTAAAAGTTGGTACTGTAATTTCTGATGAAGCTAGAGCAAAGTATAATGAAGCCATTAAAATTAATAACAGAAGTAGATATGCTGGTTTAACTTTTTGGTCGCCAAACGTAAATATTTTTAGAGATCCAAGATGGGGTCGTGGACAAGAAACTTATGGAGAAGACCCTTTTTTAACCAGTAAAATTGGAGTTTCTTTTGTAAAAGGTTTACAAGGCGATGATCCTAATTATATAAAAGCTGCAGCCTGTGCAAAACATTATGCTGTACATTCTGGACCAGAAGAATTTAGACACAGTTTTAATGCTGTTGTTAATAAAAAAGATTTATTCGAAACTTATTTGCCTGCTTTTGAAGCTTTAGTAAAAGAAGGAAATGTAGAAGGTGTTATGGGTGCATACAACAGAACTTTAGGAGAACCTTGTTGTGGAAGTCCCTATTTATTGCAAGATATTTTAAGAGAAGATTGGGGTTTTAAAGGTTACATCGTTTCAGATTGTGGTGCAATTGCAGATTTTCATAGATTTCATAAAGTAACTCAAACTCCAGAAGAATCTGCTGCTTTAGCCTTAAAAAGCGGAACAAATATTAACTGTGGTAATGTGTATAAAGTTTTAGAAAACGCATTAAATCAAGGTTTAATTACTTTAGAACTATTAGATACAAGATTAAAAGAAAACTTAATAACACGCTTTAAATTAGGAATGTTCGATCCTATAGGTACAAATCCTTATGATCATATAACTGCGGATGTTGTTGACTCTAAAGAACACAGAAAAATTGCTTTAGAAGCGGCTCAAAAATCGATTGTTTTACTAAAAAACAAGAACAATATTTTACCTTTAAAAAAGGACATTAGAACCTTATATGTTGTTGGCCCAAATGCTTCTAACGAAGAAGTTTTATTGGGTAATTACTACGGATTAACAAGTAATACACAAACTATTTTAGACGGAATTGTGGGTAAAGTTAGTCCAGGAACAAGTATCAATTACAAATCTGGAGTGTTGCCTTTTAGAGAAAATGTAAATCCTATTGATTGGTCTACAGGAGAAGCAGGAGAATCTGATGTTTGTATTGCAGTTATGGGAATTTCTGCACTTTTAGAAGGTGAAGAAGGTGAAGCAATTGCCTCTAGCGAAAAAGGTGACAGAACAGGAATTAAACTTCCAGAAAATCAAATTAATTACATTAAAAAAATTAGAAGTAAAACCAAAAAACCAATTGTTTTGGTGTTAACTGGTGGTAGCCCAATTGCAATTCCTGAATTGTATGATTTAGTAGATGCAGTTTTATTTGTTTGGTATCCAGGAGAAGAAGGTGGTACTGCTGTTGCAGATGTTATTTTTGGTGATGTTTCTCCTTCTGGAAAACTACCCATTACTTTTCCTAAATCTGTAAGTCAATTACCTGCTTACGAAGATTATAATATGAAAGGTAGAACATACAAGTATATGAAAGAAGAACCTTTATTTCCTTTCGGATTTGGTTTAACTTATACCAATTTTGAATATAAAGATTTACAAATAAATGATAATTATAAAACCACAGTTACTATTTCTAACACAGGTAAAGCTGATGCAGAAGAAGTGGTGCAATTGTATATCAGTTCTCCTTTGGCTGGCGAGAAAGATCCTATTTACGATTTAAAAGCATTTAAACGTGTATTTGTAAAAGCAGGAACATCAAAAACCATCACTTTTAATTTATCTAAAGATAGTTTTCATCAATTTAATGAAGGTGGTAGTAAAGTTATCAGAAAAGGAGCTTATCAACTTTATGTAAATGGCGCTTTACCATCAGAAAGAAGTGAACTTCTAGGAAGTTCTAAAGCCATAAAAACAACAATAAACTTTTAA
- a CDS encoding RagB/SusD family nutrient uptake outer membrane protein: MKKNIYNSIILLLVFAVTGTSCSDDFLDEVNPNELSTASFWKNINDLQTGLVAVYNSYKNINIVRAVDELNRSDMTFPGWGRPNTSNVYWLQTFNNSSGAPNGKWEALYEGIFRANQVIVNTEKLMSGFGETDTETATLILAQARGLRGLFYFYLHSSFNNGSVPLFDYVPQSEEDFYQPVAPEDQIQQFYLADLKFAEENLPKNVTSLGGFTAGAATALMGKSYLYDGDYAMAAEYFKSVIEDYNYSLTPDIGSNFTTRDEFNEESILEVPYSINHKDDIGINDDEQTSNNLNFSFSPVGGYRSAYPALWLNIEYQKDPLDMQDPRNTVTRVKRLANGLPETDTNGDVVYETGPRIFSLRTSASIALVNDEDAEYYQKTTAQATAFNNNEHSYWRKYTNWDVVETEQDATFFTTTPRSGVNVRLIRLADVYLMYAECLIEGGNNGAGVDEALVYINRVRRRSGVRLLGLDGTGEYPGNDHDNITYDANSLMEHLMYVERPLELSAEGHAIRTLDLRRWGITKERFQDLSTRVYYRDHYYYETEKGEPSTRWSSILSDVPTTLDAGGPHTVWKEFVEASGNYVEALHAYWPIPNSEETANPRLYEGQ; the protein is encoded by the coding sequence ATGAAAAAAAATATTTACAATAGTATTATACTTTTGTTAGTTTTTGCTGTTACAGGAACTTCATGTAGTGATGATTTTCTTGATGAGGTAAATCCTAATGAATTATCAACGGCTAGTTTTTGGAAAAACATTAATGATTTACAAACGGGTTTAGTTGCCGTTTACAATTCTTATAAAAACATAAACATAGTTAGAGCAGTAGATGAGTTAAATAGAAGTGATATGACTTTTCCAGGTTGGGGAAGACCAAATACAAGTAATGTATATTGGTTGCAAACTTTTAACAATTCTTCTGGAGCACCAAACGGAAAATGGGAAGCTTTGTATGAAGGTATTTTTAGAGCAAACCAAGTAATCGTAAATACAGAAAAGTTGATGTCAGGTTTTGGTGAAACTGATACTGAAACAGCAACATTAATATTAGCACAAGCAAGAGGTTTAAGAGGTTTGTTTTACTTCTATTTGCATAGTAGTTTTAATAATGGTTCTGTACCACTTTTCGATTATGTGCCACAATCTGAAGAAGATTTTTATCAACCAGTAGCACCAGAAGATCAAATTCAACAATTTTACTTAGCAGATCTTAAATTTGCAGAAGAAAATTTACCAAAAAACGTTACTAGTTTAGGAGGTTTTACTGCAGGTGCAGCAACAGCTTTAATGGGTAAAAGTTATTTATATGATGGAGATTACGCTATGGCTGCAGAATATTTTAAATCTGTTATAGAAGATTATAATTATAGTTTAACACCAGATATTGGAAGTAACTTTACAACTAGAGATGAGTTTAATGAAGAGTCTATTTTAGAGGTGCCTTATTCTATTAATCATAAAGATGATATTGGTATAAATGATGATGAGCAAACCTCTAATAACTTAAACTTTTCTTTTAGCCCAGTTGGTGGTTATAGAAGTGCATATCCAGCACTTTGGTTAAATATCGAGTATCAAAAAGATCCTTTAGATATGCAAGATCCAAGAAACACAGTTACAAGAGTTAAACGTTTAGCTAATGGTTTACCAGAAACTGATACAAATGGAGATGTAGTTTATGAAACAGGACCAAGAATTTTTTCTTTACGTACTTCTGCTTCTATTGCTTTAGTTAATGATGAAGATGCAGAATATTATCAAAAAACAACAGCACAAGCAACCGCTTTTAATAATAATGAACATTCTTACTGGAGAAAATATACAAACTGGGATGTTGTAGAAACGGAGCAAGACGCTACATTTTTTACTACTACACCAAGATCTGGTGTTAACGTGCGTTTAATTCGTTTAGCTGATGTTTATTTAATGTATGCTGAATGTTTAATTGAAGGAGGTAATAATGGAGCAGGAGTAGATGAAGCATTAGTCTATATTAATAGAGTTAGAAGACGTTCTGGAGTGCGTTTATTAGGTTTAGATGGTACTGGAGAATACCCAGGTAACGATCATGATAATATTACTTACGATGCTAATTCTTTGATGGAGCATTTAATGTATGTAGAAAGACCATTAGAATTATCTGCAGAAGGACATGCAATTAGAACTTTAGATTTACGTAGATGGGGAATCACTAAAGAACGTTTCCAAGATTTATCTACAAGGGTTTATTATAGAGATCATTACTATTATGAAACAGAAAAAGGTGAACCTTCTACAAGATGGAGTTCTATTTTAAGTGATGTGCCTACAACTTTAGATGCTGGTGGACCACATACAGTTTGGAAAGAGTTTGTAGAAGCTTCAGGTAACTATGTAGAAGCGCTTCATGCGTATTGGCCAATACCAAACAGTGAAGAAACTGCTAACCCAAGACTTTATGAAGGTCAGTAA
- a CDS encoding alpha-L-fucosidase codes for MKFLKTTTLILIISLSLFSCKTSKKEAETATKKYTADWESLKQHETPEWFLDAKFGIYCHWGPYSVPEYENEWYAHWMYVNKDNPEAKNGEASRFYKYHTEKYGSLDKFGYKDFIPMFKAEKFDAAEWADLFQKAGAKFAGPVSEHADGFAMWDSDLTKWDAKEMGPKRDVMGELSAEIRKRDMKFIATFHRQWLYGWFPTWDETTDASDPKYAGLYGPKVKKGDFQYPYNPHEIDEGVERYYPLADKAFNDEWLNRLKEIINKYNPDLVWFDNKMDVVSEEHRKEFLEFYYNHAEKNNQEVVSTYKFYDFAKGTAVLDLERSRMKEKQPFPWLTDDSIDWKSWSHISNPRYKSTNRLIDFLVDVVSKNGAVLLNITPRADGTIPEPVKERLLEMGQWLKINGEAIYGTRTFDIYGEGDAAIVEGHLSEEKNADNTSKDIRFTTKGDILYATVLDWPKDGELKIRSLKEGSELYQNEISSIEMLGNKGELEFNRNQQNLVIKLPNKVGNFAYSFKITPKK; via the coding sequence ATGAAATTTTTAAAAACGACTACGCTAATACTAATTATTTCTCTATCATTATTTTCTTGTAAAACAAGCAAAAAAGAAGCAGAAACTGCAACAAAAAAGTATACTGCAGATTGGGAATCGTTAAAACAACACGAAACACCTGAATGGTTTTTAGACGCCAAATTTGGTATTTATTGTCATTGGGGACCTTATTCTGTACCAGAATATGAAAACGAATGGTATGCACACTGGATGTATGTTAACAAAGATAATCCTGAAGCTAAAAATGGTGAAGCTAGTAGATTTTACAAATATCATACAGAAAAATATGGATCGCTAGACAAATTTGGTTACAAAGATTTTATACCAATGTTTAAAGCAGAAAAATTTGATGCTGCAGAATGGGCAGATTTATTTCAAAAAGCAGGAGCTAAATTTGCGGGGCCAGTTTCTGAACACGCAGATGGTTTTGCAATGTGGGACAGTGATTTAACAAAATGGGATGCAAAAGAAATGGGACCAAAACGTGATGTTATGGGTGAATTATCTGCAGAAATTCGTAAACGTGATATGAAGTTTATTGCAACTTTTCATAGACAATGGTTGTATGGATGGTTCCCAACTTGGGATGAAACTACGGATGCTTCAGATCCAAAATATGCTGGCTTATATGGTCCAAAAGTAAAAAAAGGTGATTTTCAATATCCATATAATCCACACGAAATTGATGAAGGCGTTGAAAGATATTATCCGCTTGCTGATAAAGCATTCAATGACGAATGGCTAAACAGATTAAAAGAAATTATTAATAAATACAACCCAGATTTGGTTTGGTTTGATAATAAAATGGATGTTGTAAGTGAAGAACATAGAAAAGAATTTCTAGAGTTCTACTATAATCACGCAGAAAAAAATAATCAAGAAGTAGTATCAACCTATAAATTTTATGATTTTGCAAAAGGAACCGCTGTTTTAGATTTAGAACGTTCTAGAATGAAAGAAAAACAACCTTTCCCTTGGTTAACTGATGATTCTATAGACTGGAAGTCTTGGTCTCATATTAGCAATCCTAGGTATAAATCTACAAATAGATTAATCGACTTTTTAGTTGATGTTGTAAGTAAAAACGGTGCAGTTTTATTAAATATTACTCCAAGAGCAGATGGTACAATTCCTGAACCTGTTAAAGAACGCCTATTAGAAATGGGACAATGGTTAAAAATAAATGGTGAAGCCATTTACGGTACCAGAACTTTTGATATTTATGGAGAAGGTGATGCAGCAATTGTAGAAGGCCATTTAAGCGAAGAAAAAAATGCAGATAATACATCAAAAGACATTCGTTTTACAACTAAAGGAGACATATTATATGCAACTGTTTTAGACTGGCCAAAAGATGGTGAATTAAAAATAAGATCACTTAAAGAAGGAAGTGAATTGTACCAAAACGAAATTTCTTCAATAGAAATGTTAGGTAATAAAGGTGAATTAGAATTTAATAGAAATCAACAAAATTTAGTAATTAAATTACCAAATAAAGTAGGTAATTTTGCTTATTCTTTTAAAATAACACCTAAAAAATAG
- a CDS encoding LacI family DNA-binding transcriptional regulator, with product MKKEVTTLKKIAQLLEVSTSTVSRALNNHPDISEETAIKVKKLAKKLNYMPNIFAKGFRQHRTNIIGVIVPNILSYFTSSILKEILLQAETKGYRVIISESNNDIKKEKEMLHTMLQFGVDGILMSLTKHTVDVEPILYALNQKPLILFDKVSRKVPCTQIIINGEEAAFNAVEHLINIGKKRIAILKEFEQSYNSEKRFQGYLRALKTNNIPVDEKLILSTDDISLKKGRRLTSQLISLKDKPDAIFSITDAAAIGAIQTLKKFNFKIPDEIAVIGFSNSLSSTIVEPKLTTIDQPGNRIGEMAVKYIIEEIEEPKENSTSKTIEIKTNLIIRDSTLLSI from the coding sequence ATGAAAAAAGAGGTTACAACACTAAAAAAAATAGCCCAACTACTTGAAGTTTCCACATCTACAGTTTCTAGAGCTTTAAATAATCATCCAGATATTAGTGAAGAAACAGCTATCAAAGTAAAAAAATTAGCAAAAAAACTGAACTATATGCCAAATATTTTTGCAAAAGGATTTAGGCAACATAGAACAAATATTATTGGTGTAATTGTACCTAATATACTTTCTTATTTTACATCATCTATATTAAAAGAAATACTACTACAAGCAGAAACAAAAGGCTATAGGGTTATTATTTCTGAATCTAATAATGATATTAAAAAAGAAAAAGAAATGTTACATACTATGCTTCAATTTGGGGTAGATGGAATTTTAATGTCTTTAACAAAACACACTGTTGATGTTGAACCCATTTTATATGCATTAAATCAAAAACCATTAATTCTGTTTGATAAAGTTTCTAGAAAAGTGCCTTGCACTCAAATAATTATTAATGGTGAAGAAGCTGCTTTTAACGCTGTAGAACATTTAATTAATATTGGTAAAAAACGAATTGCAATTCTTAAAGAGTTTGAACAATCTTACAATTCTGAAAAACGTTTTCAAGGTTATTTAAGAGCTTTAAAAACAAATAATATTCCTGTGGATGAAAAACTAATCTTAAGTACAGATGATATTTCTTTAAAAAAAGGAAGAAGATTAACAAGCCAATTAATTAGTTTAAAAGATAAACCAGATGCCATTTTTTCTATTACAGATGCTGCAGCAATTGGTGCTATACAAACCTTAAAAAAATTCAATTTTAAAATTCCTGATGAAATTGCTGTAATTGGTTTTAGTAACTCACTAAGCTCAACAATTGTAGAGCCTAAACTTACAACTATAGATCAGCCAGGTAATAGAATTGGAGAAATGGCAGTAAAATACATCATCGAAGAAATTGAAGAACCAAAAGAAAATTCGACAAGTAAAACCATAGAAATTAAGACCAATTTAATTATTAGAGACTCTACTTTACTGTCTATTTAA